The segment cccacctaattggGGAGCCACACAGGGAgaagaaggggttgggagaatTTAGGATGTGCAGGactgcggtggccagagaaagaggcgactttccccagttCCAGGCCTGTAGCTaccggggagagatggccctccttcccagccccagctcaggagcTGCCTGGGTGGGGATGAGAGGGAGacacctccctccttcccagccccagttcGGGGACTgtcggggcaggggagagagggcacatccatcgcattagaaaggtaagactactgatactAAAAATATGAagtgtgtgcttttatttgtagaacaaaaaacatgaatttttttaaatataatgcttttatccaaagcactttacaagagtTAGCTAAGGGTACAAACATTTGGAAAGGTCATTAAGTGGCCTGCTGAGACTTCAGCAATTTTTAAGTGGTCCGTGAAAATAAAAGTTTGATAACCACTCCCCAGCCTACACATCTTACTACACACCTTAGACAGTATACTAGGGGAAGGCAGCTGCACAGCattgcctcattcactgcacacttTCCAAGATGCCCTTGAGAAGGGCATTAGAAAACGGTAAGGATGTTCTGCTGTGTTACCGGAGACACAATACATCAGGTAATTAAAGAGGGTGTCAGAAGGCAGGGTAATGAGGCACAGTTAGGGCTGcaggtggaattttcaaatggTACTTCCTGATTTTTTAGTGCTTAATTATGCAACCTGCGCATTCCCTTAGCATACTTTCTGCGTAGTAGTCTGCAAAGAGAAAGTCAGATTATGGGATGATGTTTTCATCCACTGTGGTCCTCCCACATAAACGCTGCAGGGTTTACAATCCCCTCCACTGCGTTATTGGGTCAGTGCCTCTCCCTAGCATTCGAGAGGGATGCAAACAGGTCAGGCTAAAGACGAGTTTGGGAAGCTGTGAGTTACAGTCAGCGGAATAACGCGAGGAGCAGAACAAGCCCCTGCTCCTCTGTGCCATGAAGGCGATGAAGAGCGATCATTTATAAATGAaccccctccccatacacacacacccgcccACAGCTCTCACCCGGGGGGGCGCTCTGCCAAAGCCCCTTTTCCCAGCTGGCAGAGCTGTTCAGCCCGCAGCAAGGGAGCGTGGGCGGGTGTGTGGGCAGCTGCCAGCGCGGAGCTGTGTGCGCTCCCATGCCCAGGCGGGAGGGAGAGAGCCGCGGCCGCTGGAGGGGCGGAGAGAGCGGGCGCGAAGGCGGcgctgctgctgggagggggtTTGACATCAGTTCCCCTGTAGGAGTTTCAGTAAATGCCACAAGCCGAAGGCGCGGAGCCCTGGGCGGCGGCTGAGGCTGCAGCTGCCCCCGGGGGAGCCGACCCGCCTGCCAGAGGTGAGCCcggcccccgcctcccccatcgCGGACACCGCGCGGAGCAGAGCCTGGGCGGCCCGGGCGCAGGCAGCCCACCTCCCTGCCGTGCATGCGGCTCTGGATCTCCTTCCCCTGGGTGCCGGGCTGAGGCGGGCGGGGGCCCCCCGACATCCCAGGCGAGCGACCAGTCCCCGCAGCCCCCGCGGGGGGTCCCCTTGCTCCCGCTCCGGCCGGAGGCGGGGCGGGCCCCCTGGCCGGCCGGGCGGGCAGCATGAGCGGCGGCCGGGCGGCGGTGAAGATGGAGGCCCCGTTCTACCCCgaggaggggctggagctgctgcccgACTTCGTGCCCGGCTTCGGCAacgggctcggggcaggggcggaGACGGCGGGGCACAAGCTGCTGCTCGGGGCCGGTAAGAAGCGGGAGATGGCGGCGGCCGCCTCCCCCTCGGCGCTGCCGGGGTCGTACACCCTGCGGCCGCCCGGCGGCACCCGGAGCGGCGCGGCGCTTAGGCTCATCCCCGCCGCGGCGCCCCCGGGCTCGGCAGCGGGGGGAGGAGCCGGCGGCAGGGGCGGCCCGGAGGCGGCTCTGTTGGCGGCCGGGTCCCCTGCGGAGCTGCCGCTGCTGAAGCTGCCGCCCGCCGCGGACCTGGAGCGGCTGCTGATCCAAGGCAGCCCGGGCCTGGGCcccgccagcccctgccccgccgccgcccccccgccccccgcggccGGGCCCTTCCTCTACCGCCAGCAGGTGACGCAGGAGCAGGAGGGATTCGCCGACGGCTTCGTCAAGGCCCTGGCCGACCTGCACAAGCAGAACCAGCTGCTCGGGGCGCCGCTCTCCCCGGGGCCCTGCCGGCCCGCCGCCGACCCGCCCGCCGTCTACACCACCCTCGGCAGCTTCCACCCGGCCGGGCCGCTCAGCCCCGCGGGCGGCACCTACTCCGCCGCCCCGCCGGGCCTgcccttctcctcccccgccccgccgggGCTGGGCAGCGGCCGGCTccccgctcccggcgccgccagGGCCCTGGAGGAGCCGCAGACTGTGCCCGAGGCGCCCCCGCCGGGCGAGGCCGGCAGCAGCGCCCCGACGCCGCCCTCGCTGTCGCCGCTGGACGCGGAGAGCCAGGAGCGGCTGAAGGCCGAGCGGAAGCGGCTGCGGAACCGCATCGCGGCCTCCAAGTGCCGGCGGCGGAAGCTGGAGCGGATCGCGCGGCTGGAGGAGAAGGTGAAGGCGCTGAAGGGGCAGAACGCCGAGCTGGCCGCCACCGCCAGCCTCCTGCGGGCCCAGGTCACCCAGCTGCAGGGCCGCGTCCGCAGCCACCTCTCCAGCGGCTGCCACATCAGCGCCGCGGGCCCGCCCGCCCCGCCGCCCCCGGAGGAGCCCGCCGCGCCGGAGACCAGCGCCTGCTGAAGCCGCGGGCCGGAGTGGGACAGAGACTGAGCAGCCTGCCCGGGAGAAGGGGGCGACCCCCAGCCCCGCGCCTCAGACTGGACCCGGGACGGGAGCGGCCCCGAAAACACGTGCGAGTCTCGCTTCCTCGTCGTCCCCCGCCCCGGCGCTTTGCACGGCGGCTCGCAGACTGGGCTCGCCTGCCGGGGAGGAGCCAAAGGCCCCCGGCCCCAACGCGCTGCCGCAGCGGAGAAGGAAAGATCTTCGACTTTCCAGAGTCGTCTTAAAATATTCCGGAGTCGGTTTGGGGATTTGATTGGGGCGGGGAAGCACTAGAGCGTTGCAGGGAAAACATAGGGGTTCAAAGGTTCGAGATTTATTGACCAATAGATAATTTTAAGTACCTAGATTGAAGGTCCCTCTTTATTTATTGATGCCTGGAAAGGAAGCAAAGTACAGAAGTCGGGTATTAAACATCTTGTAAGGTATATTTTATGTTGCACTGAGTACAAAACGGTTTTATATTGGGTATTTAACGTTTAAAGCTGACTTCAAGAGAAATTCCTACACTTCAAAGTGAAGGGtgtttgggggttgtttttttcaaaGTTCAAGTGAAGAACTTGTAAAGATTTCAGAACTAAAATAAGCCGTTTACAGAGAGTCAACTTTATTTTCCTGCAAAAGGCATAATTCCTAATACACCTTAATATAGTGTGTAGTGATGGTTCAATATGTTTGTTCAGAGCTTGAAAAAAGCTAAAATtacccatttctttttttaaagcgtGTGTGTATAGAAAACAAAATGTGGTGATGGTATTTCTTGGTATtgagaagaatttttttaaaaagattgtttTGCTGCAGAGTAGCTTTTAATTTGCAGCTGGCAGTGAAGAGATGCAAGTAAAGCACTTGAATGGGTCTGCTTTTAAAATCTAGCCTTAGCTGAGAGAGATTCTGCTAGGTAACTTAGGTTAGAATGAACGATATTTAATTACAGATTCAACTGTAAGAAAGTACTCTTACAGACCATAAGCTCCATATTATTTCTTGTGCTAATGCAAACTTGGAgcattgatatatatatatttatttatttattgaaactTGAAACTTTTTTGATGTCACCTAAACCTTATTTTTATAGCAAACGCATCTGGAAGAAATTAATTTGGCAGAAGAGTGTCATTTATGCCATTTCTTTCACTGTGCACATTCCAGTTCTGCTTGCTCTTTATGGGGTATAGTAGCAATTCAGTGCTACCCAGAAAAGGGCTCAGATTGTTTTTTAGCTCTAACAGTTACTTTATGGTAACTCCATTGTATTATGTTTGAATAAATCATAGAAACACAATGGAGAACTAGATTTATTTTTTCAGAAGAAATatgtaaataatattttcttgTTCTATTTTATCCTAAACACATTTTTCTAGTTGTCTAGGGAGGGGAAGAGTCAAAAGTCAGAATGTGAGATGAGTTTCTGGGTGGAAGAGTCcagtgtgatttatttatttttgcctaGATTTTACTAATAAGGGATAGAAAAGGAATGGTTTTCTCTGCTTAGACTTGCTTTTTGGGATTCTCTGGATAAATAGCAAAAACCATGTTATGGGCAGTTTTGCTTTTTTACTACCCTTTGATATGCATGTTTTGAGAGCTTCTGCAAATCAAGGTTTATTCAGTCTTGTGGTTTCGTACaattaaattttcattttcagcatGAACTCTGAAGGTTCATTCAACAAGAAACcctgtaaggccctgatcctggatcTGCCCATACTTagaaccactgaagtcagtggggctcagcATGAGCAGACCCAGTTGCAGGATGGGGCCCCACCATAGTCTTTGGAAAATATCTTAACTAATATAGTTTGTTTTATAAGCATGATCAATTAAACCAATTCCATAACCATTTTATCTCATCCATGTCCTCTTCTGAAAGCTACTTCAGCTATGCTTTGAAATGCACGAAGGGGAACTGATATGCATAGAATGTTTTTTGCTTGTAAAGAGAGTCTTGTGAGAGGGTTGACTTAAAATAGCATAGCTGTAAATGTAAACTGTGCGTGAGGCTTCCCCTTGTCAGGCCTGGGACACACACTTAGCACAGATGACTTCAATGAGTAGTGGAGATGCAAACCACGttaatcatttaaaaactgaGTAAAGTTGTAGCATAGCCAGAGCCAGAATGAGTGATTTCAGTGATAGTCTAAAACTCCCTTCTTCTGTCCTAAGAATTGTGTATTAGAAATACTAGCGAACAAACGCAATGCCGCTTAATTCTTACGAAGTAACTACAACGTAAAGATCTTTTGCTAAGCGTTCAGTCAGTTTCACCACACTAATAGAATTCAACCAGTAGTAATGTGCCATGTCTGGCAAATGTGTTAAAAATGAACCAGTGCTTAGTACATGAAAAACTGCATGTCTTTGCAAAGGTGATGGTGCAGAAGTAGAGAATCGATTAATTTTTTACACTTAAACACAAGCTTTACATaatgagggaaggagggaactcTACTTGGTAAGCAAACTTGCACTGAGTGCTCTGCACTGGCAGTGTTTCTACTTCATTAATGGAAAATATACTAAGTATTTTGATGATACGGCACAGTGGTCAACTTGTGTAGTTTCAAATGAAAGTGGGGGAGGTGGGTGAAGACCTTCTAGCAGTACCTGAggaaaaggttgaaaaacacCTGACACTTGCTGCAATCTAGTCCATTTTGTAGGTGCTCtttgctcctcagaagtatttaaaGATATAGCTTTAAAGGCACTGCATATCATTTCCGATAGGGTTAGTTCACCAATATCTAGAGAAGGGGATGAGCTCCACGAAGAGAAATCACCACAACCTTGCTTCCAAAATGGTGGCAGAATTATGATATGGGGCCAATGAGGAGCCCCTCCAGCATAGCACTAGTAGGGCTACGAAACATCACTTGGTTTCTTTCTCCAGTGATACTTCCGCAATTTGTGGAGCTACATGGCATGTTATTCTCACCAAAGTCTTATCCAACCTCATCTTGAATGCCTGCAGTGTTGGTTTTATGACTACCTCCTTAAGTCTGTTCTTCTACCACTCTTTTTAGCTTGTAATATTAAGCCTAAGCTTTCTTTACTTCAGTCCATTGTTGCTTGTTGgactatcttttaaaatattgtaatacCCTGTTTATTTCCCCAGGTGTTCTTTTTAGATTATATATAGCTCCCTCAGTCTTTCATGTCGTCTGAtccttgtatcatttttgttgctttttgtaTTTCTCCTAGTTTTTCTTCATTGTTCCTAAATTTTCAGAACCAATAAAGTGCACCGTGCACCAAGTACAGTCTCATTAGGCCATTTTAGACCCTGATAtctggtaaaattttcaaaaccacttaAGTGACTTGGGTGCTCACATCCTGTTTTCAGAAGTGACAGGCACTTAAAAGCCTAATTCTCATTAAAAGTCGGCTGACTTTAAATGAGACTTCAGGACTATGAAAATTTTACCTATCCTCCTAGACTTAATCTGATCTCTTCACACGCATTCCTGATACTGACTGTTCAAGCAAAAGATTCTCATATCTGCAATTTATCATCACTACCAGTCAGTCTTGCATTATTTTCTAGACAGTTCCAATCTCTCTTggtcactctgcttgtgtgttactATTTTGTGTTTCTCATCAGTAAATTTGATTGCAGTTTAGTTGACACCTTCCTTAAGATctagagtataaaaatattactctgCACTAAAAAGCATTGGTCCATGGTATTTAATTGGTACTTATGTTTGGCATGTCTTTGTGTCTAGGTGCTACAGAAAGGTGGTGGTGGGTGAGTACTTGTGGCTAGGAATTCCTGTTCACTCCTACTTTCctcgggcagggggtgggagctaTTGGCAACTGATTACTGCCCACGCTGACTTGGAGTATGGAAAACATATTCTACTGCTTGTAATTTGTGGTTCCATTCCTAGAAGAGCTGTTTAATTCACTCCTCACTCAGAATGTGTAGTAACATCGTCCAGTTTCATCAGCTGGCCTGACCCATCGGCGTGGTTGTTACAGATTCCCGTAATGGGTTTTTCCCCTCCACTTCTGGGTATAAACTGCGTCAAGCTCAGATGTGGAATCCAAACTCCATTGATAttctaataaatgtgttttgtTCTAGTTCTGTTTCCCCTGTTCTTTAGTTAAAGGAAAAGAGTGAAAAGACTAACTGAATTGTGATGTTGGTAAATAAGTAGATGGCATTCTTCTCTCTTAGTTCAGTACTGAGCTAATGTCACAGTGCATTGCTGGGATTAGCTGTTCTGTTGGAGGTCCTATCTGCCAGAAGAGGCATAAAGACAATGTCCTGAGtagcacttaaaatttaggtGGCATAGATCTGATGCTCATAGTTTGGCCAACCAAACCTCTGGTGTAGACGTAACTAGGCTAATGGAAGAAtacttctgtcagcctagcttcTGTCACTCAGGGAGGTAGAGTTCTGACCTCGAGCATCAAGAAAACCCCCTTTCAGTGCTCTAGGCTCCATCTACACTATGGAGTTATGCCAGTATATGTTCAGGGCCGTCGCTATGCTGCACTGTAGTCCTTTTTGCATAGATATGGcactaaagatcccatggcactttcccAAGAGTATGGGGTGTCCTGTCAAAACACAGGTGTTGAATTACAACTTGAGCAATTACATTCTGCATACCTAAAATTCCTGCTCCATTTTCAGTGATGCAGGCTATTCTGACATATACCAACACTGACTAGAGAAGAgcagtgctgcagcagctgtcATTTCACCTCAgcggtggctgcatttcagtgtttggGTGGAGAAGTCTCTAAATATCACTTATACCTTCAATTACATATCTGTCTCATCGTAAAATGTTGTTTGAATAAGTCCCAATATTAAACCCTGAATTATCCCACAGGATGTGATTGTTAGCATAGCAATCTTGATATGAACTGCTACTTCTCTTATTTGGCAACCAATTTCTAATCCATGGTATGGGATTTTTAACTAATGGTATTTATTCAGTTTTCCTATAAGATTATTCTGGGCATTGATAGTCAAATATACACTAAATCTCCTTTATGTCCTAATCATTAGTCCCACTGCAGATGGTAGTTGGATTGCCATGATGTAACTAAACTTTATATACTGATTCCTGTCTGAATGTATTCCTTGTATAGATGCCTGCCTAATAAGCCAACAGTTTCTTAGGGTTTTTCCTTCTTATTCTTAAAGTTATTTTCAGAGTTCCTGAAACTTCCTCTGCTGTTTCTTCAGTGCATTTTGTCAGGGCCTCCAGACTTACTTTTTTCACCatcaatttatatatataaaaataatgatcaccaaaaataattatataattatttttggtGATACTTTTTTCATCATCTTTGTTTACACCTCCAACTACTGTCTCTAGcaatttcactgtttctttcACAGGGTTTTCTGATTTCCTTCCGCTTATCTCTTTTTCATTGAAGCTAAGTATACATTTGACAAATACTCGATTTGTGCAGCAACATTGCCATTTTCTAAGTATTTTTATTTGGTTAAATAGTAATGTGACCAAGAACAAAATCATCTGCCTGTTAATCTGATCACCAAGGAGGAGAGTATGTATGTCATCAACGTTGAGCACAGTGGCTTGATAGGCTATTCAGATATACAGAATCTGGCAGGCAGCCtcccttttaaaaacatgtaGGAAGATGAGCAAGGGAAAGTGAAGTCTTGattgggcagtgtgtgtgtgaagagaaTCCTGCAAATGCTGACTGCAAAGTCCCTGTCTCTTGCTGCAATTCAACCTTGGGTGCAGTAAGTCCTAACTCTGTGGTACTTAATTACATGACAGCTACTCCTGTGATTCACTGAAGAAACTTCTCGAGTTGAATTAcatcttctcaaaaagaaaaggaggacttgtggcacattagagacgaaccaatttatttgagcataagctttcgtgagctacagctcacttcatcggatgcatactgtggaaagtacagaagatgtttttatacacacaaaccatgaaaaaatgggtgtttaccactacaaaaggttttctctccccccaccccactctcctgttggtaatagcttatctaaagtgagcactctccttacaatgtgtatgataatcaagttgggccacttccagcacaaatccaggtttttactctgaaatcttctcaAAACTAGAGTATTTAGCAAACTTGGTTCCAGTTGCCTCTTTGAAGGTTGTCAACGAAATCAGAGTTTATGGAGAGTCTCAATGCTCTGGGTGAGAAATTTTGCAGTTAATATGGAAACCATATTCTATTGTGGAGGACAAAGTGTGTTAAACTGCTAAGCAATCTTGTGCCACTCAATTGTTTTCTATCATGCCATGCATCCCTGTTGTGAAGTGACTTGCAACCTGTTCATGCTGTTAGACTTATCAGACATAAAGAAGAGAGAGATGTTGGCTCAGAGCAGGAACATAATTTACTTTTGCACTGTGGGATCTTCGATGGCAAGTGCTGCTAATACAGGTTTCagaaaacaggaggaaaaaagagTGCGAAAGATCATGTGTAGTGTGTACTAATGGGACAAACATCCAAATAGCTTTAACTGAAATTTTACAGTTTGAACTGTCTTCCAAAACAACTTTGCATTGGCCTTGTTTAGCCACTTGTCCCTGTTTGACATTATGGCTACTGGCTAGACGCTCTTTCTAAACTTCTTCTGAAGTTCATTGCATGCAGAAAACAGGCCTAAGATGGAACTCCACTTATATGTTGAAACAACTCATACAAACAGGGTGTATACGTCCAGGAATTAAAATCCACATCCCCAGTGGCTTTACAGTGGAATATTGTTAATGAGAATTGGTGCATTGGAACCCTGGAAGCAACCCAAGCTGGCATCTGTTTTTTGGTACTAGCTATGTCCTTTGAAAATGGACCTATGCTTAAGTCAgtgattctcaactggtgtacacagaggtcttccagggtgtacataactcatctagatcagtctCTCAACCTGAGGGTTGTGAGACAGATTTAGAATGGTCACAAGTGCAGGGCTTGCATTAGGGGGTGACAAGCAAGGTCAATGCCCGTGCCCcagggggccctgcaaagctaaaaTATATGCTTAACCCCCGGGCAGCGAGGCTTAGGCTTCAGACAAAGCTtgcaagtgaaaaacaggctcaagtatcacactatgatgtaaatacaatatttatattccaatcaattttattatatggtaaaaatgagagtcagcaatttttcagtaacagtgtgctgtgacacttctgtagttttatgtctgattttgtaagcaagtagtttttaagtgaggtgaaacttgagggggacacgacaaatcagactcttgaaaggggtacagtaatctggaaaggttgagaaccactacacTAAGTTTTTGACAATGGCATAAATACTGTGAATGCAGAAATTTTGTCTCCTTGTGGTTCCAGCCGTAACTAATTCTAAAGTCAGGCCGTTTCTTGTGCCAGATATGTGCATTTAAGTATTTTCCTTTCAGCTCAGATATGATTTATCAATGCTAGAGTAGCCAACAAATCTGATTAAAGCATGCAAA is part of the Caretta caretta isolate rCarCar2 chromosome 5, rCarCar1.hap1, whole genome shotgun sequence genome and harbors:
- the LOC125637308 gene encoding transcription factor JunD-like; the encoded protein is MSGGRAAVKMEAPFYPEEGLELLPDFVPGFGNGLGAGAETAGHKLLLGAGKKREMAAAASPSALPGSYTLRPPGGTRSGAALRLIPAAAPPGSAAGGGAGGRGGPEAALLAAGSPAELPLLKLPPAADLERLLIQGSPGLGPASPCPAAAPPPPAAGPFLYRQQVTQEQEGFADGFVKALADLHKQNQLLGAPLSPGPCRPAADPPAVYTTLGSFHPAGPLSPAGGTYSAAPPGLPFSSPAPPGLGSGRLPAPGAARALEEPQTVPEAPPPGEAGSSAPTPPSLSPLDAESQERLKAERKRLRNRIAASKCRRRKLERIARLEEKVKALKGQNAELAATASLLRAQVTQLQGRVRSHLSSGCHISAAGPPAPPPPEEPAAPETSAC